The DNA segment GAAGGATATGCTCTCTGTCTTGGCAGCTTCAAGAGAGGTATGGTCCTGTTTTCACCATCTACATAGGCTCCCAGCCGGTGGTGGTGCTGTGTGGCCCTAAAGCCATAAAAGAAGCTCTCATAGATAATGCGGAAGCTTTTGGTGGGAGAGGTCCGATGCTGGCTCTGGGCGATAATATCGTCAAGTATGGTGAGTGACTGCTGAATTATATTTTCAAATGGGGCTGGAACAGACCATGAAAAACCTTGAAGACCTACTGCCAATTTCAGTAATACTGGGTTAGTTAGACAGACCATGAGTTTGAGTTAGCAATGTCTACATGCCACTGATCTGATGTTGTCAATGTACTGGGGATGAAGAGAGACAAGGTGAAAAGTTTGAAAAATGAGGACTGTCTAAAGACCAGGAAGATAGAAAGACAGGTGTTTGTGTGGTACGCTTCCAATTTCCTGAAGTCGCAAAGAGATCTGGTGGAAACAGTAAAGACAGAGTTGGACTTCTTTTGACTGAGAGAGAACAAAACGCTGAATACAGTATTATGGAAGTGCCCAGAGAAACTTTTCAGGTTTCCATTGTATCCCCCTTCGTTCCCTCTGCCATCTATTCTTTGCAATCTCCTATTGCTTCTTGACAAAGAGTTCTGAAATGCTTGCCCTTATGTTCACCTTCTGTTTGACCTAGTGAAGGTACAGCTTGAGCGTCCCTAATCCTGAAATCTAAAATCCTCTAAAACTTGAAACTTTCTGCTTCCATTCACCTGCTTTTACCTTCGAGGCAGTCGCTGTGGCCCTTCTGTTTGTTCATTtcacagtttctcaatgtctctTTTGCATCTTGTACACAATCTAAGTAGCAAATGAAAGAGATGCAAGGATGGAGAGAAacgtgaggatctgtgaaatgttgggatgCATGGATTTGCACCAAACTCTACACTTGGATACTTGCCGATTCACAGTCTCTCCAGCCTTGCAGATACAGTGCATACTACATTACTTGTGTTAAGTATCgtgtattatgtatatgcaaatacaggtgttcgaaaatgtgaaaagaaatcccaaatgtggaacacttctggtcccaagcatttcaaataaggagtACTCATCTTATATTGTCACAATTCCTTTGTAGTAACTATTGGAAATGTTTTCTGTGTTGTCCTTTTGCCTTTATTCAACCCTACTCTGTGGTTACTTCTCCGTTTTCAGGAATGATTACTACCAACGGAGAGCGGTGGAGACAGCTTCGCCGCTTTGCCTTCTCCACCCTGAGGAACTTTGGAATGGGCAAGAAATCAATTGAGGAGCGGATCCAAGAGGAGGCTCAGTTCCTGGTGGAAGCCCTTGAGAAAACAAGAGGTGAGTCCTATCCAGCGTTTATGTTTTTTACTCATGAGGATGCTATGAGAGTCTGCGTGGTACTGTATAATTATGtagtggagaccagagtttgactcctggcatggccatgtaaacccatggggtgaacttgagcaagtcattcTACACTGGGCACGGAATGGCCACCCACCCCCCCAgtccctatgataggtttgggGCATGGCAATTGGCATAGCATAGCTTCATTCTGCATGTGATGCACTATGCTGAGCCATGCAGGATTGCAACAAATGTGTGACTAAGGTGTGCTTCCCCACTTTTCTTTGAAGAACCAGAACTTTGAGTTCTGTACAGGTCTGAAAAATGGGGGAGAAGATTTGAGGAAATGGTCACTTTCCTCAATTGTTCAGCCATGGTTGTCATGGGCCTGAACAGCCCTGCAAGCCAATAAACACCCCAGTTGtacccttttctcctctccccaggTCATCCTTTTGACCCCACCACGCATCTGAACCAAGCCGTTGCCAACATTATTTGCTCTGTTGTTTTTGGTAACCGGTTTGAATATGAGGATGAGAAGTTCACCGCTTTACTTAACTTGATAAGCCAGGCATTACAGCTCTTTTTGTCTCCTAGGAGCCAGGTAAGCCTTAGTCCCACTTGCCTCTCTTTCTTCAGTCGGTCTGTCTTTTCTGTGACCCGATATATGTGTCACAGTTGCTCCTCAGAAAAGAAGTATTTTCATGGTAAAATGTGCTGTAGTGGTCATTCAAATAATGCTTTCCATTTAATACACTAGTCCCCATTTAAAGATAAcataggaaggaaaagaggaacctAAAGTGGTGGATGAAATATGACCAGTGGGCTGTTTTTCTGGATTCTGACTCCTGAAATGCCCCTTCATTCCTTAAACAGTAACTTTGCATATCTAGAGTGTTATTTAGGATCACGATCAATGTCTTTATACACACCTATGGTGCAactgctcctttgaggggaagcgaCAGGTTGACTAGAGCATAGTGTGCATCATTTTAGATTTATCTACTCAGAactccattttccattttctttaaagatGAAGAACTTTGCCCCACGTTTGATGCGGGTCTTGGCTGGGCCCTTTGACAAACTGTCCAAGTGCATCCAGGATTTACTGACGTTTGTCTCTCAGAGGATCCAGGCACACCGGGAGTCCTTTGATCCAAATTATCCTCGAGACTTTATAGATTGTTTCCTCAGCAAAATGGAGCAGGTACGGGTCAGAATGGGGATGAAGGAGTACACCAGGACATGCGGGGAGGAAGATATTAGCCACCAAGGAAACTTTGAAGGGTCACTCGCCCCAGCGTACACACactgttttaaaattctgttctcTGGGGCTTAGATtgtgtgacccacccaaggtcccccagtgggtttccattatgTGGCTAGTCTGTCTTTGCTTTCTTAAGGGCTTCCTCCCCATCTCCTGGTAAATGAATACAACTTTGGCCCTGGTTTGACAATGTTgctttccattttcctttccttctgtcaGGAGAAAGACAACCCAGCTTCCGAATTCCATGATGACAACCTGGTTGTTTTGGTGCTCAATCTGTTCTTCGCTGGAACAGAAGCGGTCAGCACCACCCTCCGATATGGACTTCTCATCCTCCTCCGATACCCTGAAATAGAAGGTAGAGAAAAAACCTCTCCTTTCATAAATAAGCCCAACATTTCAGATCAAATAATGCTGAGTGTCCAGGAGAGAAATAGCACACAGCTGGGCAATGCCCAGAGGCATTTTATGCCAGCCACCATCACAGCTATTCAGTGACCATGTCAGAGAGAGGgatagagagagggagaagccatgaaagaaagaaatgtgggatGAGTCTCAGGAAAACTTTTCATTTGACTATCCAAATGCATAGCATTTGTGTGCCCAGGATTACAAAGGCATTCATTATAGCTCACTTCAAACAATATTATACAAGACTGCATATCATAGAATTTTGTGCAATAGAAATCAGTTcaaaatacagtggccccttggtatctggtggggtttagttccaggacctcccgtggatatcaaaatctgtggatgttcaagttccattatatacaatggcctaTGATTGGGTGTTGCTTATATggtaaatggtaaaatcaaggtttgcaattgggaattttaaaaaatattctcaagTTGTGGATTGTGGAacccatgaatgcagaatctgtggatacagagggataaCCGTATAATCAACAGAGGAGGAGAGGTTGCAGGGGAGAGTCACAATGTAACCCCATCTCTCAGAGAGATTCCAAACACTGTCCTTCCATAGAATGGGAGAAGAATGCACTTGCCTTTCAGGCCCCAAAGGCCTGGCATGCTGATAAGATGCTGAGCCACCTTATTGCAAAGCCATGTGATGCCTTTCCTCTGCTTCTAGAATTTTATTCACAGGGCAGCAGGTCTTCATCTTTTTCTGAATGTGGCAGAGGGAGAATCACCCACCTGGATGATTCTAAGGAAGTCTAACAACTCAGTTCACTAAATCATATTTTTGGCTTCAATGTTTTTAGGGAATCTAGTGAGTGAAAAGAAATCACTCGAAAGTACTA comes from the Sceloporus undulatus isolate JIND9_A2432 ecotype Alabama unplaced genomic scaffold, SceUnd_v1.1 scaffold_23, whole genome shotgun sequence genome and includes:
- the LOC121917557 gene encoding cytochrome P450 2C42-like isoform X3, producing MEESQQEEQTASRPHATTLAGQRAPNGHSEHDHRSSEGMITTNGERWRQLRRFAFSTLRNFGMGKKSIEERIQEEAQFLVEALEKTRGHPFDPTTHLNQAVANIICSVVFGNRFEYEDEKFTALLNLISQALQLFLSPRSQMKNFAPRLMRVLAGPFDKLSKCIQDLLTFVSQRIQAHRESFDPNYPRDFIDCFLSKMEQEKDNPASEFHDDNLVVLVLNLFFAGTEAVSTTLRYGLLILLRYPEIEAKVHEEIDRVIGRNRKPSMEDLTQMPYTNAVVHEIQRFGDFAPLGAPHSMTCDTQFQGYTIPKGTTVITFLTSALEDPHHFETPRKFNPGHFLDDNGAFKKNEAFLPFSTGKRVCLGEGLARMELFLFLTTVLQNLTLKTLRDQEEIDILPQIVGSGKRPLSYQLCMFPRP
- the LOC121917557 gene encoding cytochrome P450 2B4-like isoform X1, with protein sequence MALFGVLPFSFLLSCIIFFLALLWRSHNKKSKLPPGPMPLPWLGNVLQMDIRNMITALQRLQERYGPVFTIYIGSQPVVVLCGPKAIKEALIDNAEAFGGRGPMLALGDNIVKYGMITTNGERWRQLRRFAFSTLRNFGMGKKSIEERIQEEAQFLVEALEKTRGHPFDPTTHLNQAVANIICSVVFGNRFEYEDEKFTALLNLISQALQLFLSPRSQMKNFAPRLMRVLAGPFDKLSKCIQDLLTFVSQRIQAHRESFDPNYPRDFIDCFLSKMEQEKDNPASEFHDDNLVVLVLNLFFAGTEAVSTTLRYGLLILLRYPEIEAKVHEEIDRVIGRNRKPSMEDLTQMPYTNAVVHEIQRFGDFAPLGAPHSMTCDTQFQGYTIPKGTTVITFLTSALEDPHHFETPRKFNPGHFLDDNGAFKKNEAFLPFSTGKRVCLGEGLARMELFLFLTTVLQNLTLKTLRDQEEIDILPQIVGSGKRPLSYQLCMFPRP
- the LOC121917557 gene encoding cytochrome P450 2C42-like isoform X2, whose amino-acid sequence is MEESQQEEQTASRPHATTLAGQRAPNGHSEHDHRSSEGSQPVVVLCGPKAIKEALIDNAEAFGGRGPMLALGDNIVKYGMITTNGERWRQLRRFAFSTLRNFGMGKKSIEERIQEEAQFLVEALEKTRGHPFDPTTHLNQAVANIICSVVFGNRFEYEDEKFTALLNLISQALQLFLSPRSQMKNFAPRLMRVLAGPFDKLSKCIQDLLTFVSQRIQAHRESFDPNYPRDFIDCFLSKMEQEKDNPASEFHDDNLVVLVLNLFFAGTEAVSTTLRYGLLILLRYPEIEAKVHEEIDRVIGRNRKPSMEDLTQMPYTNAVVHEIQRFGDFAPLGAPHSMTCDTQFQGYTIPKGTTVITFLTSALEDPHHFETPRKFNPGHFLDDNGAFKKNEAFLPFSTGKRVCLGEGLARMELFLFLTTVLQNLTLKTLRDQEEIDILPQIVGSGKRPLSYQLCMFPRP